AATTACACGATCTCCAAAGTGGATGTCTATTGGTTCGACGATAATTTGGGGATCGACCTGCCCGCGTCGTGCAGCATCCAGTACTGGGACGGAACCGCTTGGGCCGATGTAAGCAATCCGGTTGGGTTGGGGGTGCTCGGAAACCAGTACAATACGACAACGTTCACGCCGATAACCACAAATAAAATTCGCCTCAATATTACGGCAAAAGAAAACTTTTCCACCGGTATCGAAACGTGGAAGGTATACGGTTATTGATGTGATATTGCGAAAACCATCATTTTCTATTACAGTATAGATAATTGAACATCGTATTCGGGGGCTTGATGAAGTCAGGCTGAGAGTGCGGCCGGATGCCGCTGACCGTTGATCTGATCTGGATAATGCCAGCGTAGAGAAATACTGAAAGCGTACGATTTCAGTATGGTTGCGTAATGTTTCCTTGCGCAAATATGTCTGCCTGCATTCCGGCAGACTTTTTTATTTCCCCGGATTTGTGTTCAATACATAATTTGGGAACAGGAGACTGATCGTATGGGAAAAACGCGGGAACGCGAATTTTCACTCGGGTTAAAGTTGTCCGACATTTTGGTTACGGTCGTGGTGGCGATCGTATTCGGCGCCGTCTACAAGCTGTGGTCGCCCATGTATGATCTGGTGAAGCCGTTGGGTCTGCACGCCGAGGAGACCGTTTACGGAATGTGGTTTATGGCCGCGACCTTCGCTTTTCTGCTCATTCGCAAGCCGGGTGTCGCCGTAGTCGCCGAACTGGCAGCCGCCTCGGCGGAAACGTTTTTCGGCAGCGAATGGGGCGTTGCCACGTTGATCTATGGTTTGCTGCAAGGGCTGGGCGCGGAAATTTTCTTTGCCGCGTTTCGCTACCGGAAGCCGAACCTGGGCGTTACCGTGCTCGCCGCAATCGGCGCGGGGGTTGCTTCGCTCATCCTGGATTGGTTTTACGGCTACATCGGATACTTGAGCCTGTGGAATTTCACCGTGTTGGTCGCGTTAAGGCTGCTCGGCTGCGCGCTGATTGCCGGACTTTTCGCTTATTATTTGGCGAAGGCGGTCGAGGCGACGGGCGTTACCAGTCTGCTTAGGCCGTCCTCCCCGCAGGACTACGAGGCGCTTGAATAATGCCCGGGAACGGAGTTGCGGCCGGCGTCGTCAATTTGCGCCTGAAATATCCCGGTGCGGCCGATTCGCTTTTTCGCGGGCTTTCCCTGAATATTCATCGCGGCGAGAAAGTGCTTTTGCTTGGATCTAACGCCTGCGGCAAATCGACGCTGCTTCAGGTGCTGTGCGGGCTTATTCCGGATGCGCTTGAGATTCCGCTAAAATATGATGAGATTACTCGCCCTAAGTCCTGGGCTTATGTGTTTCAGGACCCCGATGCGCAGTTTTGCCTGCCTTATGTCGATGAAGAATTGGCATTTACGCTGGAAAACATACAGACGCCGGCCGACGAAATGCCGCGTTTGATCCGTTTCTATTTGCGGCAGGCGGGCTTGCAGCTTGACGATGCGCATACGCCGATTCGCGCTTTGTCGCAAGGAATGAAGCAGCGCCTGGCGGTTGCCTGCGCGCTCGCGCTTAAGCCCGAGGTGTTGTTCCTGGACGAACCTTCGGCGCTTTTGGACCCCGCCGGTGTAAAAGGGGTGTGGGATGCCATAAAGGAAACGTCGGCGGATAAAACGTTGGTGATTGTCGAACACAGGATCGATGAGGTCATCGATTGGGTGGAACGGATCGTCGTTTTTTCCGCTGCCGGCGAGATCGTTGCCGATGGCGACAGCGGCACGGTTTTTGGCAAAAGCAGAAAATTATTGCGCGAATACGGCATATGGCACCCGGGCGTTTGGCAGGGTTACCGCGACGGGCATACCGAACTTGATGCCGAACCAGGCGAACACGCCGCGCAACGGGCTCCGGCGCTGGAATTGCAAGGATTGCAGGGGTTTTACGGTAACAGTTTGCGCATTGCCGTGGAGC
This Bacilli bacterium DNA region includes the following protein-coding sequences:
- a CDS encoding ECF transporter S component — protein: MGKTREREFSLGLKLSDILVTVVVAIVFGAVYKLWSPMYDLVKPLGLHAEETVYGMWFMAATFAFLLIRKPGVAVVAELAAASAETFFGSEWGVATLIYGLLQGLGAEIFFAAFRYRKPNLGVTVLAAIGAGVASLILDWFYGYIGYLSLWNFTVLVALRLLGCALIAGLFAYYLAKAVEATGVTSLLRPSSPQDYEALE
- a CDS encoding ABC transporter ATP-binding protein is translated as MPGNGVAAGVVNLRLKYPGAADSLFRGLSLNIHRGEKVLLLGSNACGKSTLLQVLCGLIPDALEIPLKYDEITRPKSWAYVFQDPDAQFCLPYVDEELAFTLENIQTPADEMPRLIRFYLRQAGLQLDDAHTPIRALSQGMKQRLAVACALALKPEVLFLDEPSALLDPAGVKGVWDAIKETSADKTLVIVEHRIDEVIDWVERIVVFSAAGEIVADGDSGTVFGKSRKLLREYGIWHPGVWQGYRDGHTELDAEPGEHAAQRAPALELQGLQGFYGNSLRIAVEHAHVMPGEWICLVGENGAGKSTLLFAIMHLIRTRGICRMDGAEVRNVAQAACRAAYVFQNPEFQFVTNTVADEVAYSLRHSALDKEKRRAAIAEVVRQFELLNCLRQHPFQLSLGQKRRLSVASAVVRNPAVLLLDEPTFGQDARNTFRLLDCLEELRSRGTAIIMATHDQEIVRRCATRVWQVSAGRIAADAFVGRSSGRRLPVDHFFIS